In Mycoplasmopsis synoviae ATCC 25204, the sequence GGATCTAAAGGATTGTTTTGGTATTTAACTACAAAGTAATTAAATGTTTGTGGGTTATTAACTCATGACTGATCATAGTAGTTTTTATTTTTTATAGTTATATATTGGTTTGAAGTAGAATCGAATCCTTCTGGTAAATATTGACCTAAGAACAATGTGTTTTTTGATTCGTATCCATATCAGTATTGACCAGTTTTGTAAACAAGAGAATCTTTATTTAATTTATCGTATTCAGATTTAAAAGCTTGATATTTATCAGCTGTAAGAGGTGTAAATAATTTTTCGTCACTTGAATGATCTTCTATATATTTAGTAGGAATTGGTTGTAAATCATAACTTTGATTTAAATATTGGAAAAATGTTAAAAAATCTGTTGCATCTTTTTTTGATGTCGCATTTTCTTCAGAATCTTTTTCATATAAGTTTAAATATTGATTACCATCTGAATCAGTTGTAAGAAAACTTTCTTCGTCTAGAATTTTATTTGCATCTATATTGTAAAGATCTCATAGATATCTATTAACATCATTACTTAAATGTTCGTTGAAAGAATTTATACTACCAGCAGTTGCTGTATTAAATGTACCAAATATAGCCTTATCAAGTGCAGAACTTCCACCATTTCTATATCTATAAGTTGTATTTACATCTAAAAATGTATGTTGATAACCTAAAAAGAAATCTTTAGCTTGCAATTTGTAAGCATTTCCATTTTTATCTTTTGCGATTTCACCTTTATTATCAACATAGCTTATGTCGGTGTTAACTTGGATTTTTAAGTGAACAGCATTTTTTAAAGCTTTTTCAAATTCTGGTGAGTTAACTGATCTAACATCATCTGAAAGTAAGTGAACATATCCTTGTTGTTCTCTTTCATCATCTCTTGCTGAATTATAAACGTTGTAATCATCTTTATCAAAAACTTTGTCAACTTTTTGTCCGTCTTCAAATACTGTAACTATAAATTTCTTAGCACTTCCTAATTTATATGCGAATGTACCAAAGCTTGAACGTTTTACACTTCTTGTAAAAGTATTGTTTTCTCCGCGTACAACTTTTGTTTCAAAGGTAGGAGATGAAAAAACTCTAACTTCTAATGGTTTTAGCTTTTTAGATGATGCATCAGAGTCAAGAACACCAAATCCATTTACTCCTGTAGTTAAGAAAGCAACAGGTGTATATACACTATTAGAGCTTGCTGTATAAGCTTTTTGTCTTATTGTTATAGTTTGGTTATCTTTTACATCACTTGATAATGATAATCTACTCACTGTAGAATTTTCTGAATCGCTTCTACCACATGAAACTAAAGCAAGTGTAGGAAGAGTTGAAACAGCTACTAAAGGTATTATTAATTTTTTAGTTAATCTTTTCATGATTATTTTCCTTTTAAATTGTTTTTTTGTTTGATTATTTTTTAAAGATTGAATTACCTAATTTAATTCATTTTTGAATTAAAGAATCGATAAAATCAAATCCGTTTTTGTAAAATTCTTCGCTGTAGAGATTTAGGCCTACTTTTTGAAGAATTTCTAATGGGAAATCACTTCCTCCCATTGATAGAAAGTTTTCAATGTAATTTTTAATTACACTTGATTTGCCTTTTTTATATTGAAGATAAAAATTAATTCCAACTAGTTGTCCAATTGCATATTTATATACGTAAAAGTAGTAATAAAAATGAGGGACAGTTACGCTACTGATATTTAATTTTTCATCTTTTTTAGGCTTAGATTTACTCATTGAATATTTAATTAGGTTTTGATAGTAAATTTCTGATAAATATTCAAAGGAATTAACAGCAACTCCGCTTTCGATTTTTGAATATAAATCAAATTCGTAGTTAGCTCACATTGTTTGTTTTATTACAGTGCCGATAAAGTTATCGATAAATTTTTGGAGTAAATAAAATTTTTCTTTTTTGCTTTTTGAGTTTTCATATAAATAGTCAAAGAGCATTAATTCATTGTAAATTGAGGCAATTTCTGCCAAAATAATTGGATAAGATGCGTTAAAGATATTTTGCTTTTTATCACTATAGTATGAATGCATTGAATGCCCAAGTTCGTGAACCAGTGTAAAAACTGAATCAAGACTATAGTTATAATTCATTAAAATATATTTTTTATCTAAACCAAAGCTAGCTCCAATTGAATAAGCTCCTGTAATTTTATTTTTACAAGGCATGTAGTCAATTCATTTTTCTCTAAAAGCTTCTTTGATTTTTTCTGTGTATTCTTTACCAAATGGCTTCAGCGAGCTTAGAGCTAATTTTTGAGCCTCTTCTATTGAGTATTTATTTTTAAGTTTAAGCAGCTCTCTTTGGCTGTCTCATGGCTGCATTTTAGAGTTAAACTTAGCTAAATAAAACTTTTTAAGATTTTGCTTGTATTTAACAAAGCTGCCTTTAGTAGCTTTTTGAGTTTTTTCAAATAAAAGCTCTAATAGTTTTTCATCTACTTTATCTTCTGATAAAAGCATTGAAATGGTGTTCTTATAATTTCTCGTTTTAGCTTCAACTGTAATAGCTTTAAAATGATCAAATAAAATAAGCGCTAAAGATTCTTTATGCTTTAGATAGCCTTTAAGATATTTGTGATATACATCTTTTCTTAAAGCGCTATCGTTAGATTTTAATAATTCATTTTTATTTGCAGTATTTAACACATGTTTTTTATGCTTAGAGTCCAAAGCTGGCTCAAAGACAACTTCACTATCAGTAATAGTGGTAAAAATTGATTCTAAAGAAATAGTTCCATGTGATGACTTTACAATATATTCTTCAACCTCATCGTGAAGTTTATATTTAAAGCTTTCTAGCAGCACATCAAGCGAATGTCTATAAAAACTTAATTTAGGATCTAAATATCATTTCTTTAGCTTTGCTTTGTGTTTGTAAAGACGGTTATATTCGCTTCCAAATTCACTTTCTAATTTTTTGCTTAAAAAATCAAATTCATTAGCTGCTTTTTTAATTTCTTCTGAAACTAAATTTGCATTTAAATTATTAGAAATATAATTGGAAATCTTATTAGTTACAATTAAAAGTTTTTCTAAAGTCTTTAAATCCTCAATAAACGCTTCAAGGTTTTCAAATTTTAGATCTTTAGCTTTAATTCTGCGACTAAAAAGCTTTTGATAGTCATCAATGTGCTTTCGCAGGCTTTTGCCATCTAAAATAGAATCTAAATCCCATTTGTATTTTTTAGGAATTGAACTTCTATTTTCAAACCTTTTAGTTTTCACTATTTCTCCTATGTGTAAATGCAAATATGCTTTTTTAAAATCAAAAATTTACAAGATTTACAAATTATAGCAAAAACAAAGATTTTTTAATTTTTATAAAAATAATAAAAAACGCTCTTTTTTGTTACAAAAAGCGTCTTTTATAAATTTATTTAATCGCGAAATTAGTTAAATTAATTATTCTTCTACAACTGTAGCTACTTCTTCTTGGTCTTTAGAGCTTTGATCTTTAGTAGCATTTGCTTGTTGAGCGAAGTTTGCAAAGTTTTTCATCATATTTTCTACTTCTTCTAACTTAGCTTTTAAAGTAGGAATATCTTTTTTATCGATTAAATTTTGCAATTCTTTGATTAGCTTTTCTGATTCTTCTTTGGTTTTAGCGTCAGCTTTATCGCCTTGAGCTTCAAGCGCTTTTTTGACTTGGTCAATTAATGACTCTGCTCTAACGATGGTTTCAGCTTCTTCTTTTCTTTTAGCATCAGCTTCTTTATTGGCTTCTGCGTCTTTGATGAATTTTTGAATTTCTTCTTCTGAAAGTTTTGAAGAATTTTCTATAGTAATGGTTTGCTCTTTTTGAGTTTTCATGTCTTTCGCTGAAACTTTAGTAATACCATTAACGTCAATTGAAAATGTAACTTCAATTTGAGGAACTCCTCTAGGAGCGGCTTCTATTCCTGTTAGATTAAATCTTCCTAGCATTTTATTATCGCTTGCCATTTGTCTTTCACCTTGAATTACGCTAATTGTAACTTCGGTTTGGTTGTCGGCTGCGGTAGAAAACACTTGAGATTTAGTTGCAGGAATGGTTGTGTTTCTTGGAATTAAAGGAGTAGCTACTCCTCCAAGAGTTTCAATTCCTAAAGTAAGCGGAGTTACATCTAGCAGTAATATATCGTCGATATGTCCGGCTAGCACTCCTCCTTGGATAGCAGCTCCTATAGATACAACTTCGTCAGGGTTAATTGAACGGTTAGGTTCTTTTCCTAAAGTTCTTTTAACCATATCTTGCACCGCTGGCATTCTAGTAGATCCACCTACTAAAAGCACTTCGTGAATGTCATTAGCACTTAGTTTTGCTTCTTTAAGAGCGTCTTCGATAGGTTTTCTGGTTCTATCTAATAAATGTGAAGTCATTGCTTCAAATTCACTTCTTTTTAGAGAAAGCTCAACGTTGATTGGCCCATTAGCTGACATTGCTAAAAATGGAATATTAATTTGCACAACTGATTGATTTGATAGATCAATTTTAGCTTTTTCAGCGTTTTCTTTTAAACGAGCTAAAGCGTATTTATCTTTAGATACATCGTAGCTGTATTTTGTATTTATTTCTTTAGTTAATCATTTAACTATTTCGTTATCTCAATCATCTC encodes:
- a CDS encoding OppA family ABC transporter substrate-binding lipoprotein — its product is MKRLTKKLIIPLVAVSTLPTLALVSCGRSDSENSTVSRLSLSSDVKDNQTITIRQKAYTASSNSVYTPVAFLTTGVNGFGVLDSDASSKKLKPLEVRVFSSPTFETKVVRGENNTFTRSVKRSSFGTFAYKLGSAKKFIVTVFEDGQKVDKVFDKDDYNVYNSARDDEREQQGYVHLLSDDVRSVNSPEFEKALKNAVHLKIQVNTDISYVDNKGEIAKDKNGNAYKLQAKDFFLGYQHTFLDVNTTYRYRNGGSSALDKAIFGTFNTATAGSINSFNEHLSNDVNRYLWDLYNIDANKILDEESFLTTDSDGNQYLNLYEKDSEENATSKKDATDFLTFFQYLNQSYDLQPIPTKYIEDHSSDEKLFTPLTADKYQAFKSEYDKLNKDSLVYKTGQYWYGYESKNTLFLGQYLPEGFDSTSNQYITIKNKNYYDQSWVNNPQTFNYFVVKYQNNPLDPQVYSDNSYNELTAGYLSSTSWHSLQSNQQSNILRNLDRYNLSYLLNYNPLTLVTTTWWNLNPTKFSNDSSGVNPWANETASKLLYNVTNVEVKGGDAVNLVKNSTSNYSNSFRSILQASVNWNEWVNTAWNTASLPWIATYGMDARLDGKDADLQHPKTVRNEYYKNNSIFVVDKDGNKVNFTNLPQNRKGFSEDNTYLGPLDSIQFSLTTDQRLKSVVFDQLKGEMKKLLDAFFQDNPTLEQKVKITIPEPRAWTALVKNRIPDLKKVLNELDPRLDISWTEVQTLNMFQIDIQIQIV
- the pepF gene encoding oligoendopeptidase F, translating into MKTKRFENRSSIPKKYKWDLDSILDGKSLRKHIDDYQKLFSRRIKAKDLKFENLEAFIEDLKTLEKLLIVTNKISNYISNNLNANLVSEEIKKAANEFDFLSKKLESEFGSEYNRLYKHKAKLKKWYLDPKLSFYRHSLDVLLESFKYKLHDEVEEYIVKSSHGTISLESIFTTITDSEVVFEPALDSKHKKHVLNTANKNELLKSNDSALRKDVYHKYLKGYLKHKESLALILFDHFKAITVEAKTRNYKNTISMLLSEDKVDEKLLELLFEKTQKATKGSFVKYKQNLKKFYLAKFNSKMQPWDSQRELLKLKNKYSIEEAQKLALSSLKPFGKEYTEKIKEAFREKWIDYMPCKNKITGAYSIGASFGLDKKYILMNYNYSLDSVFTLVHELGHSMHSYYSDKKQNIFNASYPIILAEIASIYNELMLFDYLYENSKSKKEKFYLLQKFIDNFIGTVIKQTMWANYEFDLYSKIESGVAVNSFEYLSEIYYQNLIKYSMSKSKPKKDEKLNISSVTVPHFYYYFYVYKYAIGQLVGINFYLQYKKGKSSVIKNYIENFLSMGGSDFPLEILQKVGLNLYSEEFYKNGFDFIDSLIQKWIKLGNSIFKK
- the dnaK gene encoding molecular chaperone DnaK, encoding MAKEIVLGIDLGTTNSVVSIVEGKNPTVLENPNGKRTTPSVVAFKNGEIIVGDAAKRQVETNPDTIISIKRLMGTNKTVKANNKEYKPEEISAMILSYMKDYAEKKLGQKVSKAVITVPAYFDNAEREATKNAGRIAGLEVLRIINEPTAAALAFGLDKNKAMKVLVYDLGGGTFDVSVLDLEDGTFEVLSTSGDNHLGGDDWDNEIVKWLTKEINTKYSYDVSKDKYALARLKENAEKAKIDLSNQSVVQINIPFLAMSANGPINVELSLKRSEFEAMTSHLLDRTRKPIEDALKEAKLSANDIHEVLLVGGSTRMPAVQDMVKRTLGKEPNRSINPDEVVSIGAAIQGGVLAGHIDDILLLDVTPLTLGIETLGGVATPLIPRNTTIPATKSQVFSTAADNQTEVTISVIQGERQMASDNKMLGRFNLTGIEAAPRGVPQIEVTFSIDVNGITKVSAKDMKTQKEQTITIENSSKLSEEEIQKFIKDAEANKEADAKRKEEAETIVRAESLIDQVKKALEAQGDKADAKTKEESEKLIKELQNLIDKKDIPTLKAKLEEVENMMKNFANFAQQANATKDQSSKDQEEVATVVEE